Genomic window (Centroberyx gerrardi isolate f3 chromosome 9, fCenGer3.hap1.cur.20231027, whole genome shotgun sequence):
ttcaaatgagaaaATCTGTTACCGATGCATCATTCCTTCGCAGATGTATTGCCCTGCGATGCAGGTTTTGCAGGTGTTGGAATTATTATTCTTATGCATTTATTATACACAGGAAAACTAAAATGAAATTTGTTCTTCCCCGTGTTTTAGTAGCTCTCTGTGAAGTGATGAAAGCTTTCATAAAGTGAATGAACGCTGTGATAAAAAGTATGTAAATACTACAGTTGATTAGCTCTAATTAGTTTAATCTTATTAAGTTTGAGTCATGGGATCCTGTACATAGTCTGCACATAGTCTGCAACATAAATACTTTATATACAGTAACATAAGTACTTTTGATGAAGACAGGTGATCTGACTGTAACTGGTTCTGTACTGTCTATGAATCTATTTCTACAAAACAGGCTTGGGCAAATATATGAGATGGTGATGAAAGGCTAAAAACAAACACGCTCTATTTCAACACAATGCAGGCTGCAGAAGAGCTGCTGAGTATGAAGgacaaagaaagaggaaggaggacacATGCTATTAAACTATCACCAAAATAAGACAAATCAAAAAGCGCAAGGCTTAATGCAACAAATAAATCACACAAGTTGAGCTTGTTTTCACAAGCACATTGCACTAATTGTGTGCctcacagaaacacagtgaacacTACTTAGGgtgttgttgtgtttccagTTCATCTAAAATTTAATTTGCACTTCATTTTTGGAGCACTTTCTCTTCAGCTTGTATGAAGATAAGATGAATTGCTGCTTCAGAGGAAAACAGGAGCATGGTTACTTACTTATGCTGTCTGATGTGTTGTATTGAGAACCTCTTTGCAGGGTCATATTCAAGCATTCCTGGAACAAACAAAAGAAGGCCAGTGTTTTTGGTGTCATTTAAGGACAAGCTGCAGAGATGTTGTGTAAATCATGCCACATTTCTTAGAATTTGGTAAAATAACGGTCTACGCTATAATATTTTCCATTATAACAAATAGAGCAGTCTTCAGCAGTATTCAACAGACACATTTTATAAAGGATGCCATTACCTTTTTATAGTGGTTTTTGTAAAAGAACCATCTATGCTATTATATTTTCCATTATACCAGCAGTATGcttgaggaaaaagaaaaaattagaAACCACTGGCTTGTATGTAATGGTGCAAATAGAAAAGAGTAGTGCAAAGTAAGTGAGGATGAAGCCTTCAGAAGAGCCAGACTGGTTCATAGGTCTtctttatatatacacatagCTGGATTCTATTTACACCTgccattaaaatgcatctccagtatacacactgaaatctgatttctctttccctcaccaaAATGCAGATCGCCATGCATGTCACTTCCTCTTGTAATATTTACATCCTATACACCTGAGCGCAAATGGCTTGTCTCACTTGTTCCTCTTCCATGAGtatccatttttgacaagtatgTGACTATCCGAGCTGTCTACCACCtgtgcttcctggttggatccGCATTAACATTCACATAGCTCttatatgtggattggagacacatcatttgcatttacactttgttgatAATGTAGCCAGATGCATCTCTGATCACCTCCAGGTGGTTTGGATGATCGGATCTTCAGTACATCTAGCGTGCATTTACGCttggattttatgcattttggcGCCGATTACAATCCGATCAACCAGGACGCATGTTAATGGCAGGTGTAAAGGAGGtccgagaaagagagagtcctACCTCTGAGCAGGTTTGACAGGAGTGGGCCACAGTCCTTGGGGATACTGTACTCTCCTTTTCCAATGTTCTCAAAGAGCTGGTAGATGTAATCACCTTCAAATGGGTACAAACTGGTTGTGATGTTGTATCTGAAACACAAAGCAGAGCATTGTCCAGTATAGATCCCTGTGATGCTCCAGCTTTACATCAACTCCCATCAGTTCCTCTTTACTTAATAGGATATACGATTTAGGCAACAGAAATAGCTAACAATCTTTCATCAATTTGTAAAATGCTATAATCTGGCagacttcagtaaaatatcaacTGAAATCTCTCACTCCTGTGATCCTTCACACCTCATACAATTATAatatttgggggggaaaaataaatgtagccattcattaaaacaaacaaacaatggtGAAGCGAGGCATTTCTAAAGTATTGGGTCATTGGGATTCATGTTTTATTCTGAGGGTGTCATGACCCCAAGCTTTCAGATGTGGCCTTACAGTGTGACACCTGCTGACCAGATGTCCACCTTGAACCCTGAGAAGGTGTCCAGGCCGTTGGCAATCTCTGGCGGCTGGAATGCCGGAGAACCCTGGCTCGTCCGACACGTGTCGTCCTCCGCGAATGGCTCCAGAGCCtgaagaggaaagagggtgTATACACCATGGGGGCCATGGTATAATCCTGATCAGAACACATCTGGAATTTACGTCAAATGCAAAATTGAGGAATTGAATTTTTCCAAACAATAAATGTTTAGTGTTGTTTTCACGGAGGTCTACTTTCATAAATATCACGTGAAGTAAGATCTAACAGGGAATAACAAAACAGACCTAAAGTTGAGAAAGTTCAATGCATAGAACCGAAGGCTCTCTGAAGTGGGAAGCCATTgagcaaaataaagaaataggcTGAAAAACACTTCCAACACCAGAAATCAGTCAAGTCCAGCTCCTAACATACTGACTTCTGCAACACCCAGGTCAGAGATTTTGAGCGCTCCATCCGTGGTCAGCAGCAGATTCCCTGGTTTGATGTCTTTGTGAACGATGCCCTGGCTGTGCAAGTACTCCAAACCATCCAGCAGCTGGCAGAAATAACTGAAGATGAACAGAAATATGACATATCTTTGAACTGAGCAGCTGTTTAGGCCAAAACAAAGACTTACAGTGTTGTTATTATGGTAAAAGCAATTATTAATATGCAATTATAAAGTAATGAATTACCCATGGGCTTGATACACAGGAAACTTTTTCTCTGGGACACTGTCCAGCATTTCCtgcatcccacacacacaatactccATCACCATATACGTAACACAGTCAAGGAAATTAGCAGTTAACATAATGCAATGAGCACACCAAAACCCTTGGTCGAGGCTGCTTCATCAGGTTCGTCCAAAACGTGCCATTCACATTGTTTTTACTTGCTAAAAGGGCTTTTTAAAAAGAGTTTTTAGTGTGAGACAAACCTAACCTTCTATGGATTATGCTTCTTCTATATTCTGCAGACACCTAGAAGAAGCCCAAGCTGTGCAGAGGTCACTTCACTTTCTACTATTTCAGCAGCAGTCATCATTTTAAGAGCCTTGAAAAAGCGAATGCATTATTTACATCTGAACACCATATGCCAATAATTTGACACAAATTACATCTGCTGTTCAATATGTTTCTGACTAAATTGTCTCATCAAATGAATGCACAAACGCCATCAGTTGAAAAGACACTTGAAAATACACTAGCCAATTGCAACTTTAGGTAGACTGTGCACTCAACATCTAGATCTTGATAGTCAACTGAGAGAAATGTGTCCAGAATAGCACAATCTCAAATGGAAACACAAACCAAAAGGTGCTTTTTATTTAGGTTTTACATCTGGAGAGATTAGAGATACAGGGCTAATAAAAATCTGTTATTCAAGttgaatgaaaaacactttaGACCTTTTACAAGCCTTCATGAATGCAGAAGCATGAGGCTTCTAGAGGGGAGATGAACACCGGGGGTATTTCCAACCCACTGGGGAAGAGCAGAGAGATCCGGAGCAGTAAATAGGCAGGACTAATGGCAGTCACTCTGACACAGAGGGAGACCCTTAGTCACGACTACATCAGTGGCCTTCTCTCGTCACAAagtgagaggggaagaagagggcTCGAGCGAGCAGAAGGGGAGGGAtggggcagaggggaggagaggggaaggaaggcagaggggagggggagcgcTGCTGTACGAGCAGCGGTGTGCGCTGACATTAAACAACCCCATTAATTAACCACTGGAAGGACTTCACATGACCAAcacgaaacacacacaggaaggaaagaaaggagggaggaaagttGCATAtagagggacagagggggagatTCTATCCGGCCTCGTCACTTTTTCTGCCCTCATTGCCGGTTCAATCAGTAACACACATTAGGAGTAAATTGAGTGGATAGATGATGCAGCTGCTTTCAGCCGGGCTGGGGCAGGCAGAGCAATTACCACTGCTGAGCCCTGTTTAGCTGGCTGACGTACACACTAACACTGTGACTTCAGACAAGGCTGTGGGTGGACAGAacggagaggggggggggggggcgttccTTTCTTCTTGACTGATTCAATATCTCTTATAGTGAGCAATAAAACAAGTGCTGTCTTTCAACCTGTGATCTGTGTTTTCAGCAGGTACAGCTCATATCCTCAACACCAAGTTCTGGACAGGCCTGTACCACACAGATACTAATATGCCATATGTGCCAGTAACCTTCAACTGTAAACTGAATGATGTAGTTCACACTATGGTTAAGCTACACAATACTGTCAATGAAGGAGAATCAGCTGGGTATCACACAAGCATGAGGAAATAATACCGTACAACACAATGATACAAACAGTAAATTATGAAGAAAAAGCAGGCTAAACATGTCAGTCCGAACCGAATCTGACAACGCTAGTGACTCAGCAACTAAAACAAAAGATAATGCAACTCATCCTCAAAGTCTAACAGTCATGTCATCTCTGCTTTCTCACTGGTTGAGCAACTCATAATCACTGGTTCTGAAATGTCAACTGGCGTTCCTGAGGGAAGATACTGAACATTATGACAGACATTGTTTATGTATCTAAGAGATGAGCAACGCTGGTAGCTGACCAGTACAAATGCAATTTGGTGCTTCGCTGATGTCCAAAAATAAAGGCTAATGACCGTTTTATGAAGTGATATCTGCAGACGTCTAAGGAAGCTGCAGAGAACATTATGAGAACACTGACTGGAGAAGGGGTGGAAGACTGAGAGAATTGCTTTTTGAAGAGACCATGATGCTGAGCTTTACTTTTTCCCCAAACAGGTGAAGGCGAGGGGCGCCCTCAGCTGATCATCGCCATGAATTACAACACTACAGCATGGGACTCCCAGCAGGTCACTGCAGTAAGCAGTAGTCCTGTTTTCATGTACAATACAAGATGTGTATGAATAGCACTGAAAGCTTAAGATATCCTCCAGTGGTAGAAATATGTCTTCCTTTAAGATAGTATGCTACACTTCACACTCTAGTCATTCTGCATTCACTGACAAATCATGATCAGGCCGAGTTACTTAAACCAAATGCATCACAGCACATAACAGCACAGCCCTAAGATTTGTGATAGGTAGAATTTAAAGCATGGTCAGTACAATGTTAGATGTCAAAATCAATCTTAACATGTTTGTGCATAACTTATCAAAAGGATATATCTTCTGCTTCTCCTCATTATACAACACATCCACCAgctgaattacatttttgtgcCGCAATCTTTGTAGCAGCTGGATCTCCctggaaaacaacagagacaagAAAAGTATTACACTTAAGTCATTATTTACAGATGAGAATTAAATGTAAAACAGCCATGTCGAAAAAGGGCCAATATTCAATGCTGTAAAGACAAGTGCATGGTTTAGTAGATAATTTAAGCATAGCAGCACATGACAACAGGATGATTACGATCTAACATACTTTTTGACATTTGCCTCTCCATTAGGGATCCGTCTGAGCTTCTTTTTCTTGAGAATCTTGACAGCTCTCCTGCACAGCGTTTCAGAGTCGAGCATCTCTTTAACTTTGCCGTAGGATCCCTCGCCGAGCAGGTCTCCCATCAGGTACTTCCCTATCAGCTTGGCCCGCTTCCTTCGAGGCTGGTAGATGACTTCGGCAGAGTCGATTCTGTGGATGAAGCTGTCCATGCCCATTAGCTGGTTCTCCAGGTAGTCCACGTGCTGAAGATCCTCGGCACTCATCGCTGCACCTCCGCTGGTGCAGGGTTTCAGCAGGGATGCCACTCACAGGTGCCCGCTGTACAGTAAAAGCTGCTTCAACGATTGTAGTAGATTGTTCAATGTGAATAAATAGCAAGAAGTCTAGGTAGTACTAAATGCAAGCTGTAAATGCAGGCTAATGTAAAAGTAACGGAAATGTCAGTCAGATATTTATGCATGGAAAAATTATGAATCCCAATGCCCTCTATTTAGCCTACTGCCAGTTCTGTACTAAGTAAGAAAGATACTCAAAGCTTGAGTCCAACAAGGTATGGATGAGTGCCGTTACGATGGCTTAGAGTCGGGGTCTGATAAGAGTTTATGGTCTGGATTTGTGTGGGTGATCTCAGATAGTTCAAGTGCGGTTTGCTCATCTCAGCCATGTCCCTGTAAGATTGGGGATTCCCAGTCACATGATGTCTCCATTATTCTTCTTGAGATGTCCACTTTGGTGTACAACCAGAAGCTTATAGTCCTTAGCTTAGCAGTTTGTGAAGTACTTAGCAGATGGTAGTAAGCTGTTCCTCTGACTCATGCATTGTGTTAGGGAAAGGTGCCGCTTCACAGGCAACCTTAGATATCACTGACTGTTAACTTCCATGTAGCCCGACATCCCCTTTGCAGATCTCGACACCAGGCTCCTTGTTCTGTGGATGATCAGAGAGTTCAGGCTGTAATGCTAACACACCGTCCACACTGCCTCAACGCATGCTGGTTGAACTTAAAAACATACAGAAGTATACTCATTTGTTAAGCTATAGCTCTGGCTGAGCTTTAGTGCACAGAATCAATGAAAAAGTGttaagttaacgttagctgctGCAAGCTATCGACCGTTGTATGTTCCGGTTGCCAGTGGCAACTTGACAGTTGGCCACCGGCCGGCAATGTGATGGTAATGAGCAGCTATCTGTACACTGAATTATGCAAGCTGCCAGACATTAGCTAGTTGGCcggctaatgttagctactCTATAAGTTAGCTAAGCAGTAATTAATAGCAGGGCTTGCtaggtagctaacgttagctacctgGCTAACTTAAGTTAGCTATAGTTATTCCGACTGAATGCATGTCAACTCGGCATATGTGGACATATCACAttaaaatatgtaatgcaaaattacaattaaagagtaaatttgacattttgttcGCCAGTGTTACTTACAGATATAGCCAGAGAGGGAAACTACTGTCTAGCATCGGTACCTAGCTGTTGGAAACGCTTCCAACTTGTTTACATACGCCATGCTTCCGCCGCATGCAAATCTGAATAGACCGCAAGGCATTGTGGTATTGAGGATAATAGAGTACAAGCCTACAAGGTTGAATAAAACACTTGCCTTGTTTTAAGAATCAGCGGGTCTTTCCTGAAATAGAGGTTTGTCCATGGTTGTATTGACTAGAAGTTTGTTTCTTGCAGAGGCCCTGGATTTTTTGCAGAGTAGGATCCCCATATAACACATAGGCTACTCTTTAAAATCTGTTATATTGTTCAGGCTAAGCCATTAATAGACGACGAAAGTAATATAGAAATgaattataaaaacaaaacaaaacagtacaaTCCTCTTTTTCAGGATGTTATAACAGCATGTCAACTtccaccactagatggcagtactgtttttgttttccatgtcCAGTTGCAGCTAAATGTATCACAGACCGAGCTACACACACCTGCCCTGTCAAAGAGATGCACTCCACTGTATTTCAGATTTGACACAGGCACCCATGGTTTCTTCAATTTCATGCTAACCCACAGAGTTCTCCCACTTGAAAGAGTCTAGTATTTCTCAAAGACGGGACACAGTAAGCTGTACCCTAATAAAGATCATACATAAGTGGGTACTCCAAATTCCCCACCATGCTGTATTCATTTGTATGGCTCGGCAGTGATGATCCAAACCATGTGAGGAGCTGAGTGGATCTGCAGAGAGCCAGTGAAGAGGCAGGCCACCCACAGCCACcgctcacttctctctcttcgtctttcctcccttcctggGTCAGGCAGCATTCCTTCGGTGCCCTGGGGATCTCCGCTGCTCCGTACAGCAACAGCAGGCAACATCATTCACAAAGACTCAGATACAACAGCATATGCTACGTTCATTTCCCCCCAACGATCAAAGGGAGAACATAAAAACGGTGACAGACAGATGGGCAGACTGACATTACTTTGGCATTACTGCATATACCCCAGAGTGTGTGGAGGTGAATGAGTGCAGGAGGAGAAAATAGTAGTACTGATGTTAATGATGAAGGGCAGGCCTGTTTATTTTTTGATAGTCAAACACAGTGATAATGCAGATTAACTGGTCACCTCTAGTGAGTCATTTTTAGAGACATAAGACTGGATGATATATATATtcaaaaaatgtgttgttcCCACAAATCCCCTTGATAATCTCCAGACAAACCCTCTCCTGATGTAAATCCCTCTCCTCAGACAAacccaagaaatgtttgtatggAGCATGTGGGTCGTCAAAGAGACCACCGCACATGAAATACTATACACACTGTCCCTCTCAATACCGTATCCACAAATTGGTCCATAGTATGCAGCCTAATAACCTGACGTTGCTTTCTGATCTTGATGTTTTGGGTCTGTGTCTCTCACTTGGTGggcctctctttctgtgtttgatCACTGACTGAAGATGATGAGGTAGATTCAACTGCTCTTGATAAGGTCCAATATGGCCTTGTTTATTGAACTGGAAAAAGCTTGCCTATTATTTTGCTCAAgggcagacccccccccccgctcccgcTCCCACTTCTACCCTCATCTCTTGCTGTGAATACTTTTCTAACCACATCTATAGCATGAAACACCAGCGTGAACATATGAAACGAGATAGTCAATAGAATGGAAATGACAACAGTGAAGAGCTATATTGAGTTCATTTTCAGGCACTTTCAAAGTACAGACCAGGCAAGGAAGCATTTAGGAAGCATAGTATGACCACAAACCCTTTTAAAGTAACCTTCCCAAGCATTGAAATGTGCTAATTTTCCATAGA
Coding sequences:
- the LOC139932277 gene encoding serine/threonine-protein kinase STK11-like, which translates into the protein MSAEDLQHVDYLENQLMGMDSFIHRIDSAEVIYQPRRKRAKLIGKYLMGDLLGEGSYGKVKEMLDSETLCRRAVKILKKKKLRRIPNGEANVKKEIQLLQRLRHKNVIQLVDVLYNEEKQKMYMVMEYCVCGMQEMLDSVPEKKFPVYQAHGYFCQLLDGLEYLHSQGIVHKDIKPGNLLLTTDGALKISDLGVAEALEPFAEDDTCRTSQGSPAFQPPEIANGLDTFSGFKVDIWSAGVTLYNITTSLYPFEGDYIYQLFENIGKGEYSIPKDCGPLLSNLLRGMLEYDPAKRFSIQHIRQHNWVRKRHPATEPPVPMPPSADRRDPWRSMTVVPYLEHLHGYGEEEEEEEEEEDELFYGENDVMYPQDFTPTGRLQDDGLEPNGHQGRLSAGLALRSLCVNGTDGESEMENLSACRTRQRSERLSSSSSNPSRKGVSTYSRIRRLSGCKQQ